Genomic window ([Empedobacter] haloabium):
ACCGGCGCCTACCTGGCCGACTGGCTGGTGGCCAGCTGGCACAACGATCCCCATGAAGACGTGAAGATCGGCGGGCCGCTGGTGCAGACCATCGTCATCAACCTCGTCATCGGCTCGGCCATTCCCGGCATCGACAATGCCTGCCACGTCGGCGGCCTGGTCGGCGGCTTTATCGTGGGTGGCGCCTTTGCCATGGTCTCGCCCCGTGCCAGCCGGCTGCAAAGCACGCTGGCCGGCATGCTGATCTGCGCCGGCGCGGTCGCCGCGCTGGTGGCGGCACTGCGCATCGAGCCGTCCGAAGGGCTGCAGATGCTGCGGGAAGTGCACGCCGCGGAGAAGGCCGAGCGTGCGGAGAAGGAACTGGCCGAGCGCAAGAAGAAAGAGCGCCTGGCCGCCATTGTCGAGGAACGCAAGCGCGGCCCGCGCACCGAGACGGACGAAGTCGCGGCCGGGACGTCGATCGCGCTGGAGCACCGCCCTCACAGCCTGTACCTGCTGCCGGACGCCCAGCGCGTGGCCGTCACCGCGGGCTGGAACGCGGTGCAGGTGATCGACCTGGCCGGGCGTACCGGCGGGCCGTGGATCAAGGGGCCGCGCACGCAAGGCATGATGATCGGGTGCGCCCATCCGCCCTGCTTCCCGAACAATCCGAACGCGCTGGCGCTGGCGCCGGACGGCCGCACCGCTTATGCCGCGTCGATGGAAAAGGACGGCATCGGCATCGTCGACTTGCAGACGGGGACGATGACGGGCGCGCTCAAGACCGGCAAAGTGCCGCGCGCCGTGGCGGCCGATCGAGCGGGCCAGCGTGTCTATGTGCTCAACGATGCCGACAACACCGTCGTGGCGGTCGACCTGGGCACGCGCAAGATCGCTGCCCGCTCCGCGGCCTTCGGCAAGAACCGCCTGGACGAATACCACCCGGCCGGCATCTGGCTGGCGGCGCAGGAGCGTGAAGTCTGGGTGCTCGATCAGAGCTTGTCGCGCCTGGTGGTGCTGGACGCCGCTACCCTGGCCGAAGTGGCGGATGTCAGCATCACCTCGGGCTACATGAACGGCGCCTATTTCGATGCCGCGCGCGGCAAGGCCTGGGTGGTGGGGGTGGACGCCATCGACCGGGTCGACCTGGCCAGCAAGAAGGTCGAGACGACCTCGCACTTCTGCCAGGGCGTATGGGCGGCGCCAGTCGCCATCGATCGCAGCGCCAGTCGCCTGGCCATTGCCGCCGGCGGCCGCGTCCTGGTGGTCAGCCTGCGTACCGGCTACATCGTGGCATCCTATCCGTACGACGGCAAGCCGACGGGCCTGCAGTTCGCACCGGACGGCAAGCATCTGTATGCCATCGGCACCGACCCGGAGCGCCTGACCACGCTCGACCTGGCTGTCACGGCCGAACTGGGCGCGCCAGCCGGCTCGGATGACTTGAAGTTGCTGTGTTCTACCCTGGACTGAACGAAGATGGCGCCATGAAGATGCGCAAGAAGGCCGACCTGCCCACCAAACTGTGCGCCCGCTGCGGCCTGCCGTTCAGTTGGCGCAAGAAGTGGGCACGGGACTGGGACAACGTGAAGTTCTGCTCGGAGCGCTGCCGCCGTGCCGGCGGCAGCTGAGCTGCGCACCTACGCCAGCGCCTGCAGCGCCTGCCGCGCCATTTCGCGCGCCCCCTCGTACGATTTCACCGCCGCGATAAAGCGGCCGTTGTGACAGAAAATCGCGTCCGGCACGCCGGTGACGGCGGCCAGCTCCGCGTCGCGCAGGCCCGCCCACGCTGCGGGCAAATCGGCGCGGGCCTCGAAACTCTCGGCACTGACCGGCACGGTATGCAGCAGATAGCGCTGCTCGCCCAGGCTGTGGCTGATCACGAACAGCACCTTCGGCATTTCCTTGCGGACCAGCTGGGTCCACGGCAGTGCGCTGTTCTTCAGGAACAGCACCCTGCCGCCCTCCAGCGCCTCGGACTGGCGCACCTGCTGCACCGCCAGCAGCGCGCCGACGCGGTACTTGACCGAGTTCACCAGCACGTCCGTCAGCAACGCCATCGCGCGGCGGAACTCGACCAGGCGAAACGCCTCCGCCGGCTCGCCGTAGCCCAGTCGTTGCTCGTCGAGCCAGTTCGGGTTGAAGCCCGAGATCACGGCCGACAGGCCATAGCCGCCCGGCGCGTTCTTGGCCGCGCCCACGTCCGACAGGTCCAGGTATTGCACGATATCGCTGTCGATCGCATAGGCCAGCTCGCGCGCCTTGTCCTCGGACAGCTCGTGGCCGCAGTGCGTCAAGGCGACCGAGCGCACGCACTGCCCGCCGAATTCGCGCCAGACCAGCCCGGCGCTGGCGTACGGCACGCCGCTCTGGCGCGCACCGCTGAAACCCTTCTGGTGATGGTCGAAGCGCCCGCTGGCCGGCTCCCAGACACCGCCGACGTCCACGACCAAATCGGCCCGGTCGATGATCGCCTGGTCGCGCGTCCGGACGATCTCGGCCTGCGGATACAGGATGTGCAGGACGGCGACGGCCCAGGCGTCGTCGGCATGGAACTTGCCGTTGTGAGTCACTATTAGCATGGGAAAACTAAATCTTTATTTTTTGTAAATATTCATCATACAGAGATCGGGCCGGGATTGCGATCCCCAATATATTCGCCAAGGCGCGTCGATTACCGCAAACGCGACACAAAATAATGATTTTGGGAACTTCGAATTGCATTTGTGAAAATAAACCGTTACAGTACCGCCCTTCCCAACTGACTAGAGTTTTTTGCAATGAAGAAGTTCGTATTCGCTTTCGCCTCCCTGTTCGCCCTGACGGCCGCTGCTCAGGCCCAAACGGCATCCCCACTGCGTTTCATGGTCGGCGCGGGCCTCAGCTTCGGTGGCGACAAACTGACCACCGTCGAGTTCACCGACGGTCACTCGGAAGACCTGCGGGCTGGCGGCCTGGTGTACCTGACGGCCGGCGCCGACTATCGCATCAGCGAGTCCTTCTCGCTGCAAGGCACGGTCAACTACCACGTCAACAACAGCAGCGGCGACAACGGCGACGTGCGCTTCGAGCGCTTCCCGGTCGAACTGGTCGGCTACTACCACATCAACCAAGAGTGGCGCGTGGGCGCCGGCGTGCGTTACACCAGCAAGCCGAAGATCTCCAGCAGCGGCGTCCTGGACGGCATGGACTTCAAGTTCGACAACACCACCAGCGGCCTGATCGAAGCAGAGTACTTCTACAGCCCAAAACTGGGCGTCAAGATGCGCTACGTCAACGAGAAGTTCAAGAAATCCGGCTACCGCGGTGATGTCAACGGCAGCCACCTCGGCATTTCGGCCAACTACTACTTCTAATCGCCTTTGGCTGCCGCCTGGCCTTGCGCCGGCGGCAGCGTCACCTGCGCGCGCAGGCCGCCTTCGGCGCGGTTCGACAACGTCAGCACCGCGCCGATCCCCTCGGCCAGCTCCTGCGCGATCGCCAGCCCCAGGCCGCTGCCGCCCGTTTCCGCATTGCGCGAGTCTTCCAGCCGGTAGAACGGCTGCAGCACCGCGTGCAGCTGCCCGGCCGGGATGCCCGGCCCCCGGTCCAGCACCGCGATCGTCACACCGCCGTTCGTCAGCCCGGCCACGATGTCGGCGGCGCCTGCGAATTTCAATGCATTGTCGACCAGATTCGTCACGATCCGACGCAGCGCCTGCGGCCTGGACACCAGCGGCTGCCCGACCGTGCCATGCAGCGAGACGGCCCGGCCGGCATCGGCATAGTCGGCCACCACAGCATCGAGCAGCGCATCCGGGTCGAAGCGCACCGCCGGCTCGGCCGCCGCGTGCGCGCTGCGGGCGTAGGCGATCCCTTCCTTGATCAGCGCCTGCATGGCCGCCAGGTCGGCCTGCCATCTGTCGCGTTCCGTCTCGTCATCCATCAGCTCCGTGCGCAGGCGCATGCGCGTGACTGGCGTTTGCAGGTCGTGCGCGATCGCGGCCAGCATGCGCGTGCGCTCCTGCAGGTGGCGGGCGATGCGCGCCTGCATGGCGTTGAACGAGCGGGCCGCCTGCGCCACTTCGGCCGGGCCCTCCTCCGGCACCGGCGCCGCCGCCCGGGCAGGGCTGAGCGCCTCGGCGGCCTGCGCCAGCCGGGCCAGCGGGCGGGTCGCGACGCGCACCGCCAGCCAGCACGACAGTCCCAGCACGCCCAGCTGTGCCAGCAGCAGCGCCGGCAGCCATTGCGCCAGCGGCATGCCGGCCGGCGCGAACTCGATCGCCAGCGGCGTGCCATCGCGCAGGTCGACGACGAGGCGACGCGGCCCGTCCGGCGCGGTCGCGGCCACGTCCACGCGGTAGCGCGGTCCCAGCCACCTGGCCACGCTGGCGGCAGCCGCGTCGTCCGGTGCCGCCGGACCGCGCCGGCCAAGCGGGACACCGAGGCGATAGTGGTAGTTGCGACGTTCCAGCATGGCGAGCCACGCCGCCCGTTCGCCGGCCGGCAGCCGCTCCAGCATGGCCACCGAGCTGGCCACGTCGCGTCCCATGTAGGCATACATCATCGTGCGGGACGCCGTCATGCGCTCGTACCACAGCAGGCCGAACGTCAGGGCCTGCGCCGCCACCAGGCCGCACAGCAGGATCGCGACCAGCCGGCCGAACAGCGTGCGCGGCCCGCGTATCACGGCGCCGGCTCGACGGTCGCGCAGAACACGTAGCCTTCGTTGCGCACCGTCTTGATGTAGCGCGCCGCGCGCGCACCGTCACGCAGGCGCTGGCGCAGGCGGCTGACCAAGAGGTCGATCGAGCGGTCGAAGATCTCCACGCCGCGGCCCTGCGTCAGGTTCAGGAGCTGGTCGCGGTTCAGGACCCGCTGCGGATGATCGAGCAGCACGCGCAGCAGGCGGTACTCGGCGCCGCTCAAGGCCACCATCGTGCCGTCCGCATCGAGCAGGTGACGGGCGGTCGTGTCCAGGCGCCAGTCGCCGAAGCGCAGCAGCGGCGCGCTTTCCGCGACCCGCAGGTTGGGTGGCAGCATGCGCGTGCGTCGCAGCACGGCCTGGATGCGCGCCATCAGCTCGCGCGCCGCGAAGGGCTTGGTCAGGTAATCGTCCGCGCCCATCTCCAGGCCGAGGATGCGGTCGGCCTCCTCGTCGCGCGCCGTCAGCATCAGGATCGGCAGCGCCTGGTGGCGGCCCGCCCGCAACGCGCGGCACAGGCTCAGGCCATCTTCGCCAGGCAGCATCAGGTCCAGCACCAGCAGGTCGACGGGCGTGTCTTCCAGCAACGCGCGCAGCTGGCGCCCGTCGGCGGCCAGCGACACCGTGAAACCGTTCTTGCGCAAGTAGGCCGCCAGCAGCTCGCGGATCTCGCGGTCGTCGTCGACGATCAGGATATGGTCGGAAGTAGGCATACCCAGCTTTATAGCGCATTCCGGCGGCGGCCCGGAACAGATTTATGTCGCAATGTGTCCGGCCCGGCTCTGGACAAATTGGGATGCAAAACGGCCCGGCCCTCGACACATGCCGGACACGCGGCGGGCGTCCAATGACGTCACCGGCCAAGCTGGCCGGCAACCTGACAAGGAGTCGCCATGTCACTGTCCATCCGCCTGCTCGCCGGCGCGCTTGCGCTGGCCACCCTGCCGCTGCACGCGGCCCCCCTGCCCGAACAGGGCCGCTGGATCACCGCCAGCGGCAACCTCGAAGTCGAGATCGCGCCCTGCGGCGAAGCCCTGTGCGGCACCGTCAGCAAGGTGCTGGGCAATCGTTCGATGAGCCATCCCGGCCAGCCCATGCAGGCCGCCGACAGCCGGCCCGCCCTCGGCATGCGGCTGCTGACGGACCTGCGGCCGGCTGCCGACGGCACATGGCAGGGCCGCGTCTACAACCGCGAGAACGGCCAGACCTATGACTGCGAGCTGCGCCTGGTGGCGGCAGACCAGCTGGAACTGCGGCCGCTGGGCATGCCGGCCATGGCGGGTGCGCAGACGTGGCGCCGCGCCGCGGGAGGCATGCCGTGAACGTGGACCTGCCGCTGGCCTTCTCGGCCGGCCTGCTGACGGTAGCGGCGCCCTGCATCCTGCCGATGCTGCCGATCCTGCTGGGCGCTGGGATGAACTCCGGCACGGGCCGCTGGCGGCCGGTGTTCATCGCCGGCGGCTTCGTGCTGACGTTTGCCGGCTGCGCGCTGCTGTTCGGCGCCTTCGCCGACACGCTCGGCCTGGCCCAGGGAGCCTTGCGTAATGGCGCCATCGTCCTGCTGGCGCTGTTCGGCATCTCGATGCTGTGGTCCCGTCCCTTCGAATTGCTGGCGGTCCGCCTCGCGCCGCTGCTGAACCGCATCGACATCGGCCGTCATGCGGGCCCCGGCAACCTGGGCGCCCTGGTGCTGGGCGCCGGCCTGGGCATCGTCTGGACGCCCTGTGCGGGGCCCGCGTTCGCCGCGATCCTGGCGCTGGTGGCGGCCGCGCACAGCCCGGGGCGCTCCGGCCTGCTGTTGCTCCTGTATGCCAGCGGCGCCGCCATCCCGATGCTGGCCATCGCCTACGGCGGCCAGCTGGCGCAGACGTACGTGCGGCACGTGGCACGCCATGCCCATGCGATCCGCGGCGTGGCCGGCGTGCTCATCACCGCCACCGCGCTGGCCATGTACTTCCAATACGACACCCTGGCAGCCGCCTGGCTGACCAACCTTGCATCGGAGGCCTGATATGAAGACACCCCTGTTCGCCATCGCCCTGACCGCCCTGCTGCACCTGGCGCCAGTGCAAGCCGCCACGCCACCGTTGCGCGACCGCGGTCCCGCGCCGGAACTGGCCGGCGTCAAGACCTGGCTCAATTCCCCGCCCTTGAGCTTGCGGCAGCTGCGCGGCAAGGTCGTGCTGGTCGACTTCTGGACCTACTCCTGCATCAACTGCATCCGTACGCTGCCGCACGTGGCGCGGCTGTACGAGACGTACAAGGACCAAGGCCTGGTGGTGATCGGCGTGCACACGCCGGAGTACCCCTTCGAGCGCAGCACGGACAACGTTCGTTCCGCCACCAAGCGCTTCGGCCTGACCTACCCGGTCGTGCAGGACAACGACTATGCCACCTGGAACGCCTTCAGGAACCAGTACTGGCCGGCCGCCTACCTGATCGACCAGGGCGGCCGCATCGTCCACACGCAGATCGGCGAAGGCGGTTATGCCGAGATGGATGCGGCGGTCAAGGCGCTGCTTCAGCGCCGCAGCAGCCAGATGACCAGCGAGACGACGACCGATATGACGAGGCAGGTAACGATGGGGAAGTAAAAACCGCCCCCTTCGCGCACGATGTGGATGTCGCCGGGCAGGCGGCCGAACGGCAGCTTGCCCAGCCATGGCCAGGCCAGGCCAACGGCGGCAATGAGCAGTCCGATGATGATCAAGGTCTTCTGCACGGCTTCCTCCAAGTGAGCGGCACCAGCATAACAAGAGCGGGTCAAACGTGGCGCCAGGACACGCTTGTCTGGCGCGCGCGGGCGCCGGGGGCTGCTAAGATCGGCGTCCGACCACCGTCACCGATCGCGCCATGCCACCACATCTCGGACTCGTCTGCGTCACGGTCTCGAACGAGATCAAGTACCGCACCATCACGCGCAAGCGCTTGCTGGAACAGTCGCCGGACACCCAGCAGAAGCTGCTCGACGATATCTACCGCAGCAATATCCAGGCCTTCGACACG
Coding sequences:
- a CDS encoding MYG1 family protein, which translates into the protein MLIVTHNGKFHADDAWAVAVLHILYPQAEIVRTRDQAIIDRADLVVDVGGVWEPASGRFDHHQKGFSGARQSGVPYASAGLVWREFGGQCVRSVALTHCGHELSEDKARELAYAIDSDIVQYLDLSDVGAAKNAPGGYGLSAVISGFNPNWLDEQRLGYGEPAEAFRLVEFRRAMALLTDVLVNSVKYRVGALLAVQQVRQSEALEGGRVLFLKNSALPWTQLVRKEMPKVLFVISHSLGEQRYLLHTVPVSAESFEARADLPAAWAGLRDAELAAVTGVPDAIFCHNGRFIAAVKSYEGAREMARQALQALA
- a CDS encoding DUF2905 domain-containing protein, whose product is MQKTLIIIGLLIAAVGLAWPWLGKLPFGRLPGDIHIVREGGGFYFPIVTCLVISVVVSLVIWLLRR
- a CDS encoding thioredoxin family protein → MKTPLFAIALTALLHLAPVQAATPPLRDRGPAPELAGVKTWLNSPPLSLRQLRGKVVLVDFWTYSCINCIRTLPHVARLYETYKDQGLVVIGVHTPEYPFERSTDNVRSATKRFGLTYPVVQDNDYATWNAFRNQYWPAAYLIDQGGRIVHTQIGEGGYAEMDAAVKALLQRRSSQMTSETTTDMTRQVTMGK
- a CDS encoding DUF2147 domain-containing protein, which translates into the protein MSLSIRLLAGALALATLPLHAAPLPEQGRWITASGNLEVEIAPCGEALCGTVSKVLGNRSMSHPGQPMQAADSRPALGMRLLTDLRPAADGTWQGRVYNRENGQTYDCELRLVAADQLELRPLGMPAMAGAQTWRRAAGGMP
- a CDS encoding response regulator transcription factor, whose product is MPTSDHILIVDDDREIRELLAAYLRKNGFTVSLAADGRQLRALLEDTPVDLLVLDLMLPGEDGLSLCRALRAGRHQALPILMLTARDEEADRILGLEMGADDYLTKPFAARELMARIQAVLRRTRMLPPNLRVAESAPLLRFGDWRLDTTARHLLDADGTMVALSGAEYRLLRVLLDHPQRVLNRDQLLNLTQGRGVEIFDRSIDLLVSRLRQRLRDGARAARYIKTVRNEGYVFCATVEPAP
- a CDS encoding outer membrane beta-barrel protein, giving the protein MKKFVFAFASLFALTAAAQAQTASPLRFMVGAGLSFGGDKLTTVEFTDGHSEDLRAGGLVYLTAGADYRISESFSLQGTVNYHVNNSSGDNGDVRFERFPVELVGYYHINQEWRVGAGVRYTSKPKISSSGVLDGMDFKFDNTTSGLIEAEYFYSPKLGVKMRYVNEKFKKSGYRGDVNGSHLGISANYYF
- a CDS encoding ATP-binding protein: MIRGPRTLFGRLVAILLCGLVAAQALTFGLLWYERMTASRTMMYAYMGRDVASSVAMLERLPAGERAAWLAMLERRNYHYRLGVPLGRRGPAAPDDAAAASVARWLGPRYRVDVAATAPDGPRRLVVDLRDGTPLAIEFAPAGMPLAQWLPALLLAQLGVLGLSCWLAVRVATRPLARLAQAAEALSPARAAAPVPEEGPAEVAQAARSFNAMQARIARHLQERTRMLAAIAHDLQTPVTRMRLRTELMDDETERDRWQADLAAMQALIKEGIAYARSAHAAAEPAVRFDPDALLDAVVADYADAGRAVSLHGTVGQPLVSRPQALRRIVTNLVDNALKFAGAADIVAGLTNGGVTIAVLDRGPGIPAGQLHAVLQPFYRLEDSRNAETGGSGLGLAIAQELAEGIGAVLTLSNRAEGGLRAQVTLPPAQGQAAAKGD
- a CDS encoding cytochrome c biogenesis CcdA family protein, with the protein product MNVDLPLAFSAGLLTVAAPCILPMLPILLGAGMNSGTGRWRPVFIAGGFVLTFAGCALLFGAFADTLGLAQGALRNGAIVLLALFGISMLWSRPFELLAVRLAPLLNRIDIGRHAGPGNLGALVLGAGLGIVWTPCAGPAFAAILALVAAAHSPGRSGLLLLLYASGAAIPMLAIAYGGQLAQTYVRHVARHAHAIRGVAGVLITATALAMYFQYDTLAAAWLTNLASEA
- a CDS encoding rhomboid family intramembrane serine protease produces the protein MTVAVQPPRAPVVTFALIAINIVLYLIQVAAGLDWLDPNSDDLVRWGANLAVYSLTDEPWRLLTSMFLHIGLMHLAVNMYMLLSFGAMAERRFGPVRLLLVYLLSGLAGSVVSALWHADPFNQVVAAGASGALMGLTGAYLADWLVASWHNDPHEDVKIGGPLVQTIVINLVIGSAIPGIDNACHVGGLVGGFIVGGAFAMVSPRASRLQSTLAGMLICAGAVAALVAALRIEPSEGLQMLREVHAAEKAERAEKELAERKKKERLAAIVEERKRGPRTETDEVAAGTSIALEHRPHSLYLLPDAQRVAVTAGWNAVQVIDLAGRTGGPWIKGPRTQGMMIGCAHPPCFPNNPNALALAPDGRTAYAASMEKDGIGIVDLQTGTMTGALKTGKVPRAVAADRAGQRVYVLNDADNTVVAVDLGTRKIAARSAAFGKNRLDEYHPAGIWLAAQEREVWVLDQSLSRLVVLDAATLAEVADVSITSGYMNGAYFDAARGKAWVVGVDAIDRVDLASKKVETTSHFCQGVWAAPVAIDRSASRLAIAAGGRVLVVSLRTGYIVASYPYDGKPTGLQFAPDGKHLYAIGTDPERLTTLDLAVTAELGAPAGSDDLKLLCSTLD
- a CDS encoding DUF2256 domain-containing protein, yielding MKMRKKADLPTKLCARCGLPFSWRKKWARDWDNVKFCSERCRRAGGS